In Fibrobacter sp. UWB2, the following are encoded in one genomic region:
- the rpsC gene encoding 30S ribosomal protein S3: protein MGHKTHPNGLRLGVIRGWESKWYAEDKFADLLYEDIVLRRYLMKRFEHASLSKVGIERTVKKVNVNLYTARPGIVIGKKGEELERLKGELQFLTGKEIYIAVHEIKRPETDAKLVAENIARQLEKRISFRRAMKRAIQSAMRMGVEGIKVQCGGRLGGAEIARVEKYAEGRVPLHTLRADIDYATAIAKTVYGAIGIKVWIMHGEKIGKDVMNDNKREK from the coding sequence ATGGGTCACAAAACTCATCCTAATGGTCTTCGTCTTGGCGTTATCCGCGGTTGGGAATCCAAGTGGTATGCCGAAGACAAGTTTGCCGATCTTCTCTATGAAGATATCGTGCTCCGTCGCTACTTGATGAAGCGTTTCGAACATGCCTCCCTCTCCAAGGTTGGCATCGAACGTACCGTCAAGAAGGTGAACGTTAACCTCTATACCGCTCGCCCGGGTATCGTTATCGGTAAAAAGGGCGAAGAATTGGAACGTTTGAAGGGCGAACTCCAGTTCCTCACCGGTAAAGAAATCTATATTGCAGTCCACGAAATCAAGCGTCCGGAAACTGATGCCAAGCTCGTGGCTGAAAACATTGCTCGCCAGCTCGAAAAGCGTATTTCTTTCCGCCGTGCCATGAAGCGTGCTATCCAGTCCGCTATGCGCATGGGTGTGGAAGGTATCAAGGTGCAGTGCGGCGGCCGCCTCGGTGGTGCCGAAATTGCCCGCGTTGAAAAGTATGCCGAAGGCCGCGTGCCTCTGCACACTCTTCGTGCTGACATCGACTACGCAACTGCCATCGCTAAGACCGTTTATGGTGCCATCGGTATCAAGGTGTGGATCATGCACGGTGAAAAGATCGGTAAGGACGTCATGAACGACAACAAGAGAGAGAAGTAA